GTTTTTAAGAATCTTCACCTTGAATTTTCACAAGGCTGTGAAGAACATCGCTGTCGGCAGCTCTCTGGGGGTACCCTGATGACTTCGGGAGGCTGTTTGGAGTTTCAACAGTCCCcctttttgtgtgtatttgtcaTCAACAGGAAGGAGGTTGAGTTGATTCTGAAGGCTTTGGGGACCAGCAAGAGGGTTCCCTGAAAGATGCACCAGCTGTCAAGTTTCTGCAGTTCCTTGAAGGTTTAATGTGTGATGTGGGTGAAAGCAGGTGGAGGCAAGCAAGGACAGTGATGGCCCCTGGCAAAGCTggagtgcagggaggggaggTGACGCACCTGGCTGTGGAGAAGCCCACTGAAGCAGGATGCAGCTTGGGTGACGGGTTCTGTCTCCTCGTGTTGGAGGTCTAGCGGGTCTGTGATCAGGCCTGGCCGGGTGGCTTTGTCTTTGGCATCACTTGGCTTTTGTTTCCTAGTGTGGTTGTTCTGCTTTTGTTGTCTTCGTCCAGCACATCCAGCATGTCCAGTACCAGGGAGAGGGCTGATTAGGATCGTACACCTGTTGCTGGCGAGGAAACTCAGGCAGGGTCTGCatcatttcctctcttcttccacTTGCTGGGACACAGTCCTGTGGTCAGGAACTGCAAAGAGTCTGGTGGTTCATGCCCAGTGAAAATTTGGGAATGGCAAACCAGCAGTGTCAGCGCTCCTGGCTCCTGGGAAAGTACTGAGAGCCTCAAGTTCCCTGTGGGTTCCCTTTGGCTGGTTGGCCAGGAGGAAACCTGGCTTGAGCACCAGGCAGAGGACACATTGTCCCTGCACTAGCACACAGGGAGTAGCCCTGGTCATGCCACTGTCAAGACTTCCCAGCTGCAGTTCTCTTCCTCTGTTTAAGCAGAAGCAACTCTGGGAAAGAAACCAGTCTGTTGGCCAAACACTTTTGGAGGGCAACCAAGGAATGGGTACTGGGACTGCTGTCCAGCAAATGCTCTTCTTGGTTGCTGAGATAAAATATATGGCAAGAGCTAACCTGGAAGCTAGCATGACTAGTGGGTGAACTGAGAGCATCTTAGGGACAAAGTGGGAAGGAATATGGGGACTTGCATCAGCTCAGCCTGCTGGTTCTAGAAGTGTGCCAGGGTGTGGTATTAGGATATGGTGGCAAGCCTAAGACAGGAAGTGGGAGACCGGGCCCACCTGCTGTCCAGGTATGTCATCCTGAGAAAATCTCCAAAGCCCCCTATCTTTCCTAATTCATAAAGTGGGTTAATGTTGGTCCCACCTGTATCATGAGATTCTAATGAAGCTTAAGTGAGATATACACAAGATACAGCCTTGAAAGCTACAGTTTCTTACAATAAGCATTATTCCAGGATAAAAGTACTTCAGCAGGGAGACACCTCCCTGGAGAACTTCCCTGGAGTCATCCAGTGATCCATTGGGGAAGAGGAGTTTTCAACACCCCTTAAGAGCCCTGAGCTGGCAGGCAGCACCAGACAGACTTTGTTGAGTGACTGTGTATAAGTGCTGTGTTTGATTAATTCATTCCCAAGAGTAATCTATGCAAACCaaattcttcatgttttttttttttttttgtatctatgAGACAGGGGGgacaatggaagaaaaatatgaagaaagaatcCTTGCACATCACTCTAAAAGATAGTAAACATAATATAGTCTCTTCAGGAAGCATTTTATTGTTGCTCCATGTTTAAGAATTTTCACTGACAGAAAGCCAACACTTTTAGATACTCTCCCGCATAGCCCGGGTCAGCTTCTGAATCTTGGTTTTTGCAGACATATCAACATATTTCTCTCCAATACGGACAATCATTCCACCCATGATTGCTGGATCAgtctagaaaagaaaataaaccagacacatgAAAACATACGGACATTATTTCACTAATCAATTGGAGAGATGAAAAGTGCTCTGAAATGCTTAATGTGCTATACAGATATTACATCTAGAAAAAGAGCTAACTTTTCATAAATACTCTTTGCTGCCATTTTAAGATTTGAATAACTTGAGGAAACATaccatatataattaaaaacctACCTTAACCTCCAATTTCAATACTTGGCCTTGACTTAGGAAGCTCTTCAGGACTGTCTTTAACTCAGAGAGAACAGCTTCAGGTAAAggctgaaaaagaacaaaaaaatccattaaatgtgGACAAAGCATTACAGAatcctccaaaattaaaaaaaatagtgagcaCAATTGCCAAGACCTGCCTTGTAATCTCCTGTCTTAAATACTAGGAACTCTGTTGGGGACACACACTCCTGTCAGTCTGCTGGCTCAGGCACGTGGGCCCTGCCACCCAAGAACCCTGGGCAAGCTCATGTTCAGCACTTCAATTACTGTCCATAAACACTGTTCCCTTCCTGTCCCACCCATGAAGGACAAGTCAAGTCCAGCAAAGCAGAAAATGCGGGGCTCTCCTCTGGCAGCCCTGTGGTCAGGGTATACACCTATCACTTCTTGACAGGAATAGCTGCGGGTGAGGCTGGTCTGTGGGCTTTCAACTTCCCAGCTCTATCACTGTCTCCCCAGGTCCATGGCTACCAGCACCTCTGGTAGACCACTCCACTCCTCAACCTCACAGAAAACCAGGAATACCTGGCTTGTCCCTGAGGTCAGCATAACTCTGCAATCTGCTTGTATAGGGCAAGTACTCCAAATGTCCACGCTGCACTCCCCATTCTCAGCCTCAACTCTACTCCCAGTTAATGAGGTGAGAATGAGAGAGGCTGCTGCAGGAAGGGCCTCTGTTATCACAAACCTACTCCCCCAGCCAAGAGCTGGCAGAAACTCCTTCTATCTTCCTAAAGACCTAATAGTATCTTTGGGTGATGGTGGTGAAATATGTCAGTGTCTCATCAAAACACTCTTTGCTGACTTTGAGgttggagacctctgaaacccgtCCACACCTTCCACTGAGATGTGTGCTGAGTGCCAGGCACTTTACACCCACCACCTCTTGTAATCTGGACAAGGCAGCAAGGCCTGAGGTTATTAGTCTAACTTTAGCCGTGAGAGAACTGAGGGTCAGAGTGGTTAAGACACTTGCCTAAAAAGCCAAGTGAAGATTAACACCACTATTTGCAACTAGTCTACGTGTTCCTAAAGCCTGTGAACTTGTTAATAAAAACACAACTTTTCTCAAACAGCAGAAACTTATTTACCCAGGTCTACAAACATCAAGAACCTTAATGACAGCTGGTccaagatacttttgcaaactaAGCATCCTTTACAAAACCATACCCTTGTCTGCACTTAAGCACGGTCTGCAGCAGTGCATGGCTGTGGGGACAAGTGACTGCCTCAACTGTGTGGCTCCCTGTGAACATCCCAGCTGGGACTGCTTAGAGCCAGGTACATGTTTTGGGGGGCACCAATTATGTACTGAACTATAAATACGCAAAGAAGTATTTATGCACCAAAATGCCTCTCTTTGAAACTCTACTTTTTTGGAGAGTTGGAGCATTcttttaaacattagaaatattgATCTAGATGAGGTCAAGTGCTGTTCACTGCAAGTAAATCTACCATATTCTACTGATGTTTAAGCCCCCTAGACTATATGAACCAAACTAAGTTAGGAAGGAAATACATATTTAAGACAATAACAAAATTACTTCTAGGGATATAACACAGTGTAGCTTAAGGAACTGGGATTCTGAGAGAGGCCTGCATTTAAATTCAGGTCACAttttgtgtgactttgggcaaactagttagtcaccctgggcttcagtttccctCTATAAAATAACACAATTATACTTCTACCTCATATGGATCTTCTGGTATTGAATCAAGTAATGAAGTACAAAGTACATGGCATAAGCTAGGGTTCAGTAAAGGTGGCTGGGGATTAAAAAACCCAAGGGCCCATCCACCCTACCCCTTCCCATTCACTGCCACATCAGTTGAAAGATTAGAAACTCTAGTTTAAGTAAACTACTTAATAATGGCACTTAACAGCATAATTCAAACTTATAATGGAACTTAAACCACAATTTTCTAACATATTTCAATGTTCTTTACGTTAAACCAGTCTATAGTCTTTATGAATAATCACTGGTGTAGAAACACTAGTGAGATCAACATTGGCCCTTCTAAAGCAGAGGTTCACAAAAGCTCATAACAAGGATACAATAAACCTCCAAGTGACAGCACCTTCCCCAATTTCTTGATTTCCCGTTTGTTAAGGCAAACGCAGCAGCAGCAACCCACTACTTACAGATGCAGTGGTCACTGTGCAAGGTACTTCTCCACGGTGCACACTCATAATGGTAGAAAAAGCAGAAATGATGCCACGGGCACTGCCTAGGCGACCATTTTCAGCAAGCAAGTCTGGGAAAGTGAAAGAGTCTCAGTGACATGATACTCACTTAATAGCTTTCTCAGTAACTTATATTCACCCAAAAGGCAAACTTTGATTTGTGGCCTTAAAACATATTCCATGTCCTTTAAGAACATGAATGAAGACAGCTtgttatttaaaagtatattcaaatatattttatttcaggacatagtcttaaaaaaaaaaaaaaaaaagactgccttGACAAGCATTAAATTAGTGCCTTTTTGTTTGTGGTCTCCCCCACTTGGATCTGCAGCAGCCCTCTTGCAACCATGCTGCAATCTGACGTTCATGCTTATGTTACAGATTCTAACTCCCAAGCGAACATACTGTATACACTCAACAGATAACACTTTGTATTCTGATATGGCCATAAACCACAGGTATCCTCCGTGGGTTGAAACTACTCCCTGTGCAGCACATCTCAGTATCCTTTAGACTGTGCTCTTCAAACTTAATGCACAATTTGCTTGGGAAGCTGGTTAAGATGCAGATTTGGACTTGGTAGGTTGGGGTGGGTCCGGGGATTCTTACTGCCAATAGGCTTCCAGGTGATGGTGATGCTCTGGGTCCACAGAGCACACTTCCAGTAGCAATGTTTTAAGAGAATAAAGGGGAAGAAGTCCCAATACTTACTGATCAGATTAGACGTGATGGGGGAAAACCTCTCTTTTGCTGTGATGTCATTTAGGCTTTTCATTTTGATGGAACGCTTAATATGTGGATTCAAAATAGAAGCTGCTGTTTTGGGTTCCTTCAGGATTTGCTGAAAGTACCAAAAGataacttaattcttttttttttttaattttttaatatttattttttagttttcggcggacacaacatctttgtttgtatgtggtgctgagtatcgaacccgggccacacgcatgtgctaccacttgaggcacattcccagccccaagataACTTAATTCTTTACAGCACAAATGATCTCAGCTGccacagtttttttctttccctcctgctgtgtttctttctttttgtggtattttttgtgactgaacccagggattctctaccattgggctacatcccaacccttttcattttttgagacagggtcttgttaagttgcccaggctggccttgaacttttgattctcctgtctAGTCACCTAAGGAGCAGGATTACAAGCGCGTACTACCACGCCCAGCCTCATCCTCACTTTCTTACGACTTACAAAAATCAGCACTTACAAGCACGTATAAAGACAAATTTATCATATAATACATTTCTCCAAATGACTTCAGGAATATGCTGCATGACGGTTTTATATAGGATAAAATGATGTTCCTTGGAAAGTACTTAAAAATACCTTATGCTGtttctgaaatatttgttttctaagaaagattataaaaaattaaGCAGCCAAAGGCTCACTTTACTTCCTATCTTAATGTATTTAAAACAGGTGAGATTCTGGCTCTAGTTTTTCCTCCAAGGCAGACCTAAATCAGGTGCTCCGACAGCAGGGTAGGCCTCTCTCCCATTCCCTGAGAGGGGCCTGCATCCTGGCAGGTCCTGATCCTTCTGCTCTGCTTTAACAGAGCTCACAGGATCAACCCAACTTGTGAGAAGTCTCTAGTGTTTCCACAGCAGCCTCAGTAGTCTGGAAGGGAGATTGGACCAAACATGGAAGTGCAATGACCATGGGAGACCACTATGGCCCCATTTTTTTCAATGACAAATGTCTTTTGTTAGTGAACAGATGCAGCTTCTGGCACCTTGCTGCTCTGGTTACAGACCAGAGTTCCAATAAATCAACAACCACTCTTTCCAGGCTTTGAGTTACACATCTCTATGTGATTTCCAATTACTCTGCCAATACTTCTGCCCAGGATTTGGGCCAGAATCCTGTCTCTGAGCCATACTGCTTGTCATACACTGCCATCCAGTGTACAGATTTCCACTGAAATGGCCCACAGAAAGGACACCTGTCCACAAAAACTGAACATGTATTCCAATAAAAAGCATCTTAGAATCCGTAGTATCTATTTTTCGAACTGTTTCTGATGGATCTTCCAGTGCTGGACAGTTAAGAATGGCACTGGATAGTCCTATACTAATTCCCTCAGTGTCCCCCCAAATgctaattttcatttataaagggTCTTATGGTAACTgcctccctccttttcctccatgTCATGTCTGATTTTCAGGTTTGGGTCAGAATCATTCTAATGTCCATGACCCAGGTCATTCCTTGTTGTAAATATGAACTTAAATAAGGGCATAACTGATAAGCAGCAGATGTAACTGTCACCTCCGAAAAGGCCTCTGTAGACCCTGTGTGTTTCTGACACCCTCCCCTGATGTGGCTCTTGCAAGGAGGCTCAGCCTGCTGGCTCTGTGAAGATCTAAGAGGACCAGCTAAGACCTTAAGCATATTTGCAACAATTGGATCAAGGAAGGAATACAAAGCTAAACTTATTCCATCTGTTAGGACAAAAATTACAATAagagttcaaaataaaaagtgaacaaaataagTGGCATAGAACAATACTTgtaaagtggggctggggctcagtggtagagtgcttgcctaacatgcacgaggcattgggtttgatcctcagcaccacataaatataaagattgtgtccatctaaaactaaaaaataaatattaaaaaataatacttgtaAGGTATTATAATTAAAGTAGAATACAGGTATTATTCTATAAGTAGCCTAGGAGGGTTTTTtccctaaacaaaataaaaatcttaagaaataCATGGattagaagatagaaaatttttttaagcatacaattaaaaaaattctctgggGAGACTACATACTAGACtgtctattttctcttctttcttttttttttttgtacctgggattgcactcagggacacttaaccactgagccacattcccagccctttttgtattttatttagagacaggacctcacggagttgcttagcaccttgcttttgctgaggctagctttgaacttatggtcctctagtctcagtctcctgagcaactggggttacaggcatgtgccatcgtgcccggctctccttccctctcttggACCTGACTGCTAGAAGTGGCAGCTAGAAAATCTAAGGAGAGGAAAAGTAACAAAATGTTTAGAAACTTCTAGACTTGAAAATTAAAGCACAGACTCTCTGGCTTAAATCACTGGGTTTGAAATtcagtttattcttttcttttatgtaaaaGTGAAGACAAGCTTCCAAGGTGGCCTCCCTCCTCTGCAGCCAGCTCTCCACCTCACTGGGATGCTATTGCTCCCCTCCTAACTCTGCTGCCCCAAGGCTCTGCTCAGCTCTCTCCTCATGTCTTgggaacaaaataattaaaatccaagaaaaagggctggggttgtggctcagtggatagaatgcatgccttgcatgtgtgagatactgggtttgattctcagcaccacatataaataaatgaataaaataaaggtccatcaataactaaaaaaataaataaaataaaaacaaaaaatccatgaaaagacttcatctgaaaaataaattatagtaaaaCAAAGTTGTAACATATTAtaagactattttgaaaacaccTGTATTatgagcacatttttttcaaaaggcGACCTTTTAATTCTCTTCTGAAATGATGATTTTTCTTAAGTTACTAActtacattttgattttatacttctacctttttaaaaaaatattgaacccagggcctgtacgtgcaaggtgagcgctctaccactgagccataatcccagctccACTTTTACCTTTTCTTATCTGGAAATCTTGGTACCTAATGTGAATATTCTTATATGTGTCTGCCTGCCTCCACACAATAGTTTTAGGATAACAAAACTCAATATTATTACCAACAATGTTTCTGAAGAacaaattttttgtttgataattAAAGGAACTTAAAAATGCAATAAACAAGAAAACCACTTACCGCTACCCTCAACAACTCCTTTTCTACTTGTTCCAGTTTATTCTGTTTAGAAGCAGCAGAATAAAGAGCAGTGGCATAGCGACCTTCAACGCCGTATACCTGAACAGGTGGCTTCAGACAAAAGGGTAGaggtaagaaagaaggaaaatcaattAAGATATTATACTATAAAGCAgaattaaacatttataatttaaaaaattcatctcataatacaaaacaatttaaatatgtcACCAAAGAGCTGTTCTAAATGGCAATTCTCAAATTAGGAATATTTTCTTAGTCAGGTTCCTGTT
This window of the Ictidomys tridecemlineatus isolate mIctTri1 chromosome 3, mIctTri1.hap1, whole genome shotgun sequence genome carries:
- the Atp5po gene encoding ATP synthase peripheral stalk subunit OSCP, mitochondrial produces the protein MAAPTASRLSQQVRCFSTSMVRPFTKLVRPPVQVYGVEGRYATALYSAASKQNKLEQVEKELLRVAQILKEPKTAASILNPHIKRSIKMKSLNDITAKERFSPITSNLINLLAENGRLGSARGIISAFSTIMSVHRGEVPCTVTTASPLPEAVLSELKTVLKSFLSQGQVLKLEVKTDPAIMGGMIVRIGEKYVDMSAKTKIQKLTRAMRESI